The following coding sequences lie in one Eschrichtius robustus isolate mEscRob2 chromosome 17, mEscRob2.pri, whole genome shotgun sequence genomic window:
- the RGS20 gene encoding regulator of G-protein signaling 20 isoform X4: MLKTTELYTLRSPAPALEEASAWAQSFDKLMLTPAGRNAFREFLRTEFSEENMLFWMACEELKKEANKAVIEEKARIIYEDYVSILSPKEVSLDSRVRETINRSMAEPSPHIFDDAQLQIYTLMHRDSYPRFMNSALYKDLLRSLSEKAVEA; encoded by the exons AtgctaaaaaccactgagttgtacactttaaggAG cccGGCCCCCGCCCTGGAGGAGGCCAGCGCCTGGGCGCAGTCCTTCGACAAGCTCATGCTCACGCCCGCGGGACGCAATGCTTTCCGGGAGTTTCTCCGAACGGAGTTCAGCGAGGAGAACATGCTCTTCTGGATGGCGTGTGAGGAACTGAAGAAAGAAGCTAATAAAGCCGTGATTGAAGAGAAAGCAAGAATAATATATGAAGACTACGTTTCTATTCTTTCTCCGAAAGAG GTCAGCCTGGACTCCCGCGTGAGGGAGACCATCAACAGAAGCATGGCCGAGCCATCCCCGCACATCTTCGACGACGCCCAGCTGCAGATCTACACCTTGATGCACAGGGACTCGTACCCCCGGTTCATGAACTCTGCTCTCTACAAAGACCTGCTTCGCTCCTTATCTGAGAAAGCAGTGGAAGCCTAG